One Thalassotalea atypica DNA window includes the following coding sequences:
- a CDS encoding chorismate--pyruvate lyase family protein — MSALNSLFPVQLHTHWIPSSQLDVDSCLADWLLDPTSLTARLKKHSHDFRVVVLGQRLEKCSKQDACEIIQVGSEILTREVILYCDDSAQVFARSLLPLASLTGEEQALATLGDKPLGQVIFSKANLTRTAIEVGRFNNQSSVAKLADKLELNASQEMWGRRSLFHVDDKPIVVAEVFLPNAFAYKKERELL, encoded by the coding sequence ATGTCAGCTCTTAATTCTTTATTTCCGGTACAGCTTCATACCCACTGGATTCCTTCGTCACAGCTTGATGTTGACTCGTGTCTCGCTGATTGGTTATTGGATCCCACGTCCTTAACAGCACGCTTAAAAAAGCACAGCCACGACTTTAGAGTTGTGGTGCTAGGACAGCGCCTAGAAAAGTGCAGTAAGCAAGATGCGTGTGAAATTATTCAGGTAGGCTCTGAAATATTGACCAGAGAAGTGATTTTATATTGCGATGATAGTGCGCAAGTTTTTGCTCGGAGTTTATTGCCATTAGCAAGTTTAACTGGTGAAGAGCAAGCATTAGCTACCTTGGGTGATAAGCCACTAGGACAGGTGATATTCAGCAAAGCTAACCTTACGCGCACCGCCATTGAGGTAGGGCGCTTTAATAATCAAAGTAGTGTTGCCAAATTAGCCGATAAGCTTGAATTAAATGCATCTCAGGAGATGTGGGGTCGCCGCTCCTTGTTTCACGTGGATGACAAACCCATTGTAGTGGCAGAGGTGTTTCTACCTAATGCTTTTGCCTACAAAAAAGAAAGGGAGCTTTTATGA
- the plsB gene encoding glycerol-3-phosphate 1-O-acyltransferase PlsB, which translates to MLAIRSFFYFLLTLPVKVLVRCKIVPDDSIKSGTLSSKQPVFYVVRHQSASDLLTLKKACKKLGLPDPLSKVDIKGQQFSRTICLEKPTPIFRWRKTRQTEALSQGIALLKEHGLDPELNAQLIPANIVWGRKPNIEKNDANVGTLLADQESPSALRKFFIVLFLGRHALVRLSEALSIRTMADQHGTDDVMAHKLLRVARFHFHRQTIAATGPRLMHRQQMFNALLGNASIKKLIADEAKNKNISTDKVKKQALNIMDEIAGDYRESMVQFGERVLDKLWNRLYKGIEVKNAHVVRELAQDGHEIIYVPCHRSHMDYLLLTYIIFHEGLVTPRIAAGINLNFWPAGPIFRKAGAFFIRRSFRGNRLYSTIFREYLGLLFERGYSVKYYTEGGRSRTGRLLAPKTGMLAMTIQSLLRGIDRPLTLVPVYIGYEHVMEVSTYHKELSGSKKQKESIFGVFKAIKSLRNYGKGYVNFGDPIHLNGFLNHQVPTWKDAIDPIDPQKPSWLTPSVNVLANQVMININQNAALNGVSLIALILLASENNALAESTLIEQLEFALKLQKLAPYSKQLTIPEDSAEQLLAHVKELNKITVERDNLGDIISLSNSAALEMSYYRNNIIHTYVLPSIIARIIERTTKISHDEIVKQVTSIALLVKTELFIWHQPEDFEQAITQILESLSQLELVKQSKAGFWSAVDCTHVRTKLRLMGEVIDETLQRLAILTTAISRQAPVSKAALEEQVMAVAKRLSKLNNINAPEFIDKKALTGLINALKDYQYISTNDQNHLLDNSSLSELKANVSNLVDIKVLQSIAR; encoded by the coding sequence ATGTTAGCAATACGTTCCTTTTTTTACTTCTTGCTTACATTACCAGTCAAAGTACTGGTGAGATGTAAAATTGTCCCTGATGATTCAATAAAGTCAGGGACTTTATCTAGTAAACAACCCGTTTTTTACGTTGTACGTCATCAATCAGCGAGTGACCTTTTAACCCTAAAAAAAGCATGTAAAAAATTAGGGTTGCCCGATCCATTAAGTAAAGTTGATATTAAAGGACAGCAGTTTTCACGGACAATTTGTTTAGAAAAACCAACACCCATATTTCGATGGCGCAAAACTCGTCAAACCGAAGCACTGTCTCAAGGTATCGCATTACTGAAAGAGCACGGGCTCGATCCCGAACTCAATGCACAACTTATTCCCGCAAATATAGTATGGGGAAGAAAACCTAATATCGAAAAAAATGATGCCAATGTTGGTACATTATTAGCAGATCAAGAGTCACCCTCAGCACTACGTAAATTTTTTATTGTCTTATTTCTTGGACGACACGCATTAGTAAGATTAAGCGAGGCATTATCAATTCGCACCATGGCGGATCAACACGGTACTGATGATGTAATGGCACATAAATTACTGAGAGTTGCTCGATTCCATTTTCATCGTCAAACCATAGCCGCCACAGGGCCTCGACTAATGCATAGACAACAAATGTTTAATGCTTTATTGGGTAACGCTTCAATTAAAAAGCTCATCGCTGATGAGGCTAAAAATAAAAATATCAGCACTGATAAAGTCAAAAAACAAGCGCTTAACATCATGGACGAGATTGCTGGTGATTACAGAGAATCGATGGTGCAATTTGGCGAACGCGTACTTGATAAATTATGGAATCGACTATACAAAGGCATTGAAGTAAAAAATGCTCATGTGGTTAGAGAGCTAGCACAAGATGGCCATGAAATTATATATGTCCCATGCCACCGAAGCCATATGGATTATTTGCTGCTGACATACATTATATTCCATGAAGGGCTTGTGACCCCAAGAATAGCAGCGGGTATCAACCTAAATTTCTGGCCTGCTGGTCCAATATTTAGAAAAGCCGGGGCATTTTTTATTCGCCGTAGTTTTAGAGGAAATCGTCTATATTCCACTATTTTTCGCGAATATTTAGGTCTACTATTTGAGCGTGGATATTCGGTCAAATACTATACAGAAGGTGGTCGCAGCCGCACAGGTCGTTTATTGGCACCCAAAACCGGCATGCTGGCGATGACCATTCAGAGCTTATTGCGAGGTATTGATCGTCCACTGACCCTTGTTCCTGTCTACATCGGCTATGAACATGTAATGGAAGTGAGCACCTATCACAAGGAGCTTAGCGGCTCTAAAAAACAAAAAGAATCTATTTTTGGTGTCTTTAAAGCAATTAAGAGTTTAAGAAACTACGGCAAGGGTTATGTTAATTTTGGAGATCCTATCCATTTAAATGGCTTTCTAAATCATCAAGTACCAACCTGGAAGGATGCGATTGACCCTATCGATCCACAAAAGCCAAGCTGGCTAACACCTAGTGTTAATGTACTTGCCAATCAAGTAATGATCAATATCAATCAAAATGCAGCGCTTAATGGCGTATCTTTGATAGCATTGATTTTACTCGCGTCCGAAAATAATGCATTAGCCGAGTCAACCTTAATCGAACAACTCGAGTTTGCCCTTAAACTCCAAAAACTAGCACCTTACAGCAAACAGTTAACGATACCGGAAGATAGCGCTGAGCAATTGCTTGCGCACGTAAAAGAGCTTAACAAGATTACCGTAGAACGAGACAATTTAGGTGACATCATTTCATTGTCAAATTCTGCTGCATTAGAAATGAGTTATTATCGAAACAATATTATTCATACCTATGTTCTACCTTCAATAATCGCAAGAATCATCGAACGAACTACAAAAATAAGCCATGACGAGATAGTAAAGCAGGTAACTAGCATTGCTTTATTAGTCAAGACCGAGTTGTTTATTTGGCACCAACCTGAAGATTTTGAGCAGGCCATCACACAAATTTTGGAAAGCCTAAGTCAGCTTGAATTAGTTAAGCAGTCAAAAGCAGGATTTTGGTCGGCTGTTGACTGTACACATGTAAGAACAAAGCTAAGGTTAATGGGCGAGGTTATTGATGAGACGTTGCAGCGATTGGCCATTTTAACTACTGCGATTAGTCGACAAGCGCCAGTCAGTAAAGCCGCGTTGGAAGAGCAAGTAATGGCTGTCGCTAAGCGTTTGTCTAAACTTAATAACATCAACGCGCCTGAATTTATCGATAAAAAAGCACTAACAGGGCTGATTAATGCACTCAAAGACTATCAATACATTTCAACCAACGATCAAAACCATCTGCTTGATAACTCAAGCTTGTCAGAGTTAAAAGCAAACGTGTCGAATTTAGTCGATATTAAAGTACTGCAGAGCATTGCTAGGTAG
- the glpE gene encoding thiosulfate sulfurtransferase GlpE translates to MTNPETFKHLQCQQLQETISTAPIVVVDIRDENSYLAGHIPGAIHLTNDNIGDFMREADLDVATVVCCYHGISSQPAAEFLISQDFSEVYSLDGGFVQWQTQYPELIES, encoded by the coding sequence ATGACTAACCCAGAAACATTCAAACATTTGCAATGCCAGCAGCTGCAAGAAACTATATCAACAGCACCAATTGTCGTCGTCGACATTCGTGATGAAAATTCGTACTTGGCTGGCCATATTCCCGGCGCAATACATCTTACTAACGATAATATTGGCGACTTTATGCGAGAGGCTGATTTAGATGTAGCGACAGTCGTGTGCTGTTATCATGGGATTTCTAGTCAACCGGCGGCTGAGTTTCTTATCAGCCAGGACTTTTCCGAAGTATATTCCCTTGACGGTGGTTTTGTTCAATGGCAAACGCAATATCCTGAGCTAATTGAAAGTTAA
- the tdh gene encoding L-threonine 3-dehydrogenase encodes MKSLAKLHAKEGIWMTDSPKPELGHNDLLIKINKTAICGTDIHIYNWDEWSQKTIPVPMVVGHEYAGEVVGIGQEVKGFAVGDRVSGEGHITCGHCRNCRGGRTHLCRNTVGVGVDRTGSFAEYLVIPAFNAFKLPDEISDDLAAIFDPFGNAVHTALSFDLVGEDVLITGAGPIGIMAAAVAKHVGARHVVVTDINEYRLNLAMKMGATRAVDVSKEKLSDVMHELGMTEGFDVGLEMSGVPMAFTDMLANMNNGGKIAMLGIPGKDMAIDWSQVIFKGLTIKGIYGREMFETWYKMASLIQSGLDLSPIITHQFEIDDFQQGFDVMRSGQSGKVILNWT; translated from the coding sequence ATGAAATCTTTAGCTAAATTACATGCCAAAGAAGGCATTTGGATGACAGACTCACCTAAGCCTGAATTGGGTCATAATGACTTGCTTATTAAGATCAATAAAACGGCTATTTGTGGTACTGATATTCATATTTACAATTGGGATGAATGGTCTCAAAAGACCATTCCTGTACCTATGGTTGTAGGCCATGAGTATGCTGGTGAAGTGGTTGGCATTGGCCAAGAAGTCAAAGGCTTTGCTGTTGGTGATCGGGTATCAGGTGAAGGCCATATTACTTGTGGACATTGTCGAAACTGCCGTGGTGGCCGCACGCACTTATGCCGAAATACCGTCGGTGTAGGGGTCGATAGAACTGGTAGTTTTGCTGAGTACTTAGTGATTCCTGCGTTTAATGCCTTTAAATTGCCTGATGAGATTTCAGATGATTTAGCGGCTATTTTTGATCCCTTTGGTAATGCGGTTCATACAGCATTGTCTTTCGATCTTGTTGGTGAAGACGTGTTGATCACAGGTGCTGGCCCTATCGGAATTATGGCAGCCGCAGTTGCGAAACATGTTGGTGCACGTCATGTTGTGGTGACCGATATAAACGAATATCGCTTAAATTTAGCCATGAAAATGGGCGCAACAAGAGCCGTTGACGTGTCAAAAGAAAAATTAAGCGATGTCATGCATGAACTAGGCATGACGGAAGGCTTTGATGTTGGCCTGGAAATGTCAGGCGTTCCTATGGCCTTTACCGATATGTTGGCAAATATGAATAACGGTGGCAAAATTGCGATGTTAGGCATACCGGGTAAAGACATGGCGATTGACTGGAGCCAAGTTATCTTTAAAGGGCTAACAATTAAAGGTATATACGGACGCGAAATGTTCGAAACTTGGTACAAAATGGCAAGTTTGATTCAATCGGGTCTAGACTTATCGCCAATTATTACGCACCAATTTGAAATTGATGATTTTCAGCAAGGCTTTGATGTGATGCGCTCAGGTCAATCAGGTAAAGTCATCTTGAATTGGACATAG
- the glpG gene encoding rhomboid family intramembrane serine protease GlpG: MENSALAPLVKIDQQRIGQLFVDYLKSLEITAQLEPQDGAYIVYIQADKLDLGQQVFNEFAQQPYNPKYQHAAWQHGSTSSNDTHISGVSEFKTRFLEHAGVVTLSVFALCWFVFLLSQFGYANTTFNLLRFYSELSFAGLVGEPQRLLGPAFFHFSWLHIVFNTMWWWQLGGAIEKTYGKFTLMNLFLVSAIVSNLGQFLVSGSNFGGLSGVVYAVVGFVWWTGWLNPAKGLMLPKPIIGFMLFWLVLGFVDLLPVNVANAAHLLGLVSGCALALWSNKTFRQ; this comes from the coding sequence ATGGAAAATTCAGCGCTTGCCCCATTAGTTAAAATTGACCAACAACGCATTGGTCAATTGTTTGTTGATTATCTAAAAAGTCTTGAGATAACAGCGCAACTCGAGCCACAAGATGGGGCTTACATTGTTTATATCCAAGCCGATAAGCTAGATCTTGGGCAGCAAGTTTTTAATGAATTTGCCCAACAACCTTATAACCCCAAATATCAGCACGCAGCGTGGCAGCATGGCAGTACATCATCGAATGATACTCACATTTCGGGCGTAAGTGAGTTTAAAACCCGATTTTTAGAGCATGCCGGTGTTGTAACATTATCTGTATTTGCTTTATGTTGGTTTGTCTTTTTGCTCAGTCAATTTGGCTACGCGAACACAACGTTTAATTTATTGCGCTTCTATTCAGAACTTAGCTTTGCAGGGCTAGTAGGGGAGCCTCAGCGGCTATTGGGGCCTGCATTCTTTCATTTTTCTTGGCTTCACATTGTCTTTAACACCATGTGGTGGTGGCAACTCGGGGGAGCGATTGAAAAAACATACGGTAAATTTACACTGATGAACCTTTTTTTGGTCTCGGCTATCGTTTCAAATCTGGGCCAATTTTTAGTTTCAGGATCCAATTTCGGCGGTTTATCAGGTGTCGTTTATGCAGTAGTTGGTTTTGTATGGTGGACAGGATGGTTAAATCCAGCAAAGGGTTTGATGCTGCCAAAGCCTATTATTGGCTTTATGCTATTCTGGTTAGTCTTGGGCTTTGTCGATTTACTGCCGGTGAACGTAGCCAATGCGGCTCATTTGCTTGGGCTTGTCAGTGGATGTGCTTTGGCGTTGTGGTCAAATAAAACGTTCAGACAGTAA
- a CDS encoding TIGR03016 family PEP-CTERM system-associated outer membrane protein, translating to MAITAMDMAIKDNKFSFLALLLSFSSCQVLSADLEITPSVTLGTTYTDNVLAEKSGKTDSLVSEVGAAISASLESRALTVSLQSSIERKLYSNDHDLDKNFTFLNSQLSFSPWANGPELQLSASINNVAKSTADNLYSDLVSGETVQTENYTVGLSQVVNNSNLQLNASVNANKSVAEDNVGESEGYQSSFSFSNGSGIKRFFWDIYGNYSDRENNGRTGRNHKIDVKLGFSTPIKLSPYIRYYDEDFSGNISTSQNNLTTPSSGAGIRWQVAEHFVLDTSYNYVDDSRVNDDYIEATINWQASERTSIYAKYNQRFFGDSFNVNISHRNRRLTNNITYDETLQAFQRDNFEVFISGSIWCPINQPFDESNCLSSNENIADPSEYVQLNTLAQRPIEDDQFSLNKSLQWSSELALSKTTFTLTASRRERENLSQGNIDKYFNSSLVATRSLSSRSNISLTWRFNKVEYNTNSIEDAFIQTDYYRMIKTIYNRKLTNELSGDISLEYRNRTSDRNDRDYEESRIAINIKKDF from the coding sequence ATGGCTATTACGGCTATGGATATGGCGATAAAAGATAATAAATTTTCTTTCTTGGCGTTATTATTATCGTTCAGTTCATGCCAAGTATTGTCTGCGGATCTAGAAATAACTCCTTCCGTGACACTTGGCACAACCTATACAGATAATGTCTTGGCTGAAAAATCTGGCAAAACAGATAGTTTAGTTTCAGAAGTAGGTGCAGCAATTAGTGCTTCACTAGAGTCAAGGGCTTTAACCGTATCCCTTCAAAGCAGTATTGAACGCAAACTCTATAGTAATGACCATGATTTGGATAAGAACTTTACTTTTTTAAACTCTCAGCTTTCTTTTTCGCCATGGGCTAATGGCCCCGAGTTGCAGTTGAGTGCCAGTATTAATAATGTCGCGAAATCAACAGCAGATAATTTATATTCAGATTTGGTCAGTGGCGAAACGGTACAAACTGAAAATTACACGGTAGGTTTGAGTCAAGTAGTCAATAACTCTAACCTACAATTAAATGCATCAGTTAATGCGAATAAGAGCGTTGCTGAAGATAATGTAGGTGAAAGTGAAGGCTACCAAAGCTCATTTTCATTTTCAAATGGCTCCGGCATAAAACGTTTTTTCTGGGATATATATGGTAACTACTCAGACCGTGAAAATAACGGTAGAACAGGTAGAAATCACAAGATAGATGTCAAATTGGGTTTTAGTACACCAATTAAATTGAGTCCTTATATCAGATATTATGACGAAGATTTTTCAGGTAATATATCAACGTCACAAAATAATTTAACAACCCCTTCTTCTGGTGCGGGTATTCGATGGCAAGTTGCTGAACATTTTGTGCTAGATACATCATATAACTATGTCGATGATAGCAGAGTCAATGACGACTATATTGAAGCAACGATTAATTGGCAAGCTAGTGAGCGTACCTCTATTTACGCCAAATATAACCAGCGTTTTTTTGGTGATTCCTTTAACGTCAATATTTCTCATCGCAATCGACGCTTAACCAATAACATCACTTATGATGAGACGTTACAAGCGTTTCAGCGAGATAATTTCGAAGTGTTTATCAGTGGCTCTATTTGGTGCCCAATTAACCAACCTTTTGATGAAAGTAACTGCTTAAGCTCGAATGAGAATATTGCAGATCCCAGCGAATACGTTCAGCTCAATACGCTGGCACAAAGACCGATAGAGGATGATCAATTTTCACTTAACAAGTCTCTTCAATGGAGCTCAGAATTGGCTCTGTCTAAAACTACATTTACCTTAACTGCGTCAAGGCGTGAGCGTGAAAATCTGAGCCAAGGCAATATTGATAAATATTTTAACAGTTCGCTGGTTGCAACACGTAGCCTCAGCTCCCGCAGCAATATATCACTAACTTGGCGTTTTAATAAAGTTGAATACAACACCAATAGTATTGAAGATGCTTTTATTCAAACGGATTATTATCGTATGATAAAGACGATATATAACCGAAAATTGACCAATGAACTCAGTGGCGATATTTCCCTCGAATATCGAAATAGAACCTCAGACAGAAATGACAGGGACTATGAAGAATCTCGCATTGCTATAAACATCAAAAAAGATTTTTAA
- the ubiA gene encoding 4-hydroxybenzoate octaprenyltransferase, with the protein MSQAVMNWQAIKQITRMDKPIGTYLLLWPTFWALWVASDGYPQPMILLIFGLGVFVMRSAGCVINDFADRKVDGQVERTKTRPLVSGQMTSEQALLLFGFLIGIAFALVAQLSWYTIQLSVVALVLAASYPFMKRYTHLPQVVLGAAFSWGMIMAFAELEGRIPNVAWLLFFANVIWTVAYDTMYAMVDRDDDLKIGVKSTAILFGQYDKKVVAFLQLVTLGLLWTVGELLAFGWPFQLSVVIGAGLFCYQQMLIVNREKQSCFKAFLNNHFFGLVIFLGIFIEYL; encoded by the coding sequence ATGAGTCAGGCTGTAATGAACTGGCAAGCGATAAAGCAGATTACCCGTATGGATAAGCCAATTGGTACTTATTTGTTGCTTTGGCCTACGTTTTGGGCGCTTTGGGTTGCCTCTGATGGTTACCCACAACCAATGATACTGTTGATTTTCGGTTTAGGTGTGTTTGTAATGCGCAGTGCCGGTTGTGTAATAAATGATTTTGCTGATCGTAAAGTTGATGGACAGGTTGAAAGGACTAAAACTAGACCTCTTGTTTCAGGCCAGATGACCAGCGAACAAGCCTTGTTATTATTTGGCTTTTTGATTGGTATTGCCTTTGCTTTAGTCGCACAGCTTAGTTGGTATACCATACAACTTTCGGTGGTTGCTCTAGTACTTGCTGCCTCATATCCTTTTATGAAGCGATATACGCACCTTCCACAAGTGGTGTTAGGCGCCGCATTTAGCTGGGGTATGATCATGGCCTTTGCTGAGTTAGAGGGGAGGATACCCAATGTGGCTTGGCTGTTGTTCTTCGCAAATGTTATTTGGACGGTAGCATATGACACCATGTACGCTATGGTTGATCGAGACGATGACTTAAAAATAGGTGTTAAATCAACAGCGATATTATTTGGCCAGTATGACAAAAAAGTTGTTGCCTTCTTGCAGTTGGTTACTTTAGGGCTCTTATGGACGGTTGGTGAATTATTGGCTTTTGGCTGGCCATTTCAGCTTTCTGTGGTGATAGGGGCAGGGTTGTTTTGCTATCAACAAATGCTCATTGTTAACCGAGAAAAGCAATCTTGCTTTAAGGCTTTTCTAAATAATCACTTTTTTGGCTTGGTGATATTTCTTGGAATATTCATTGAATATTTATAG
- a CDS encoding glycine C-acetyltransferase produces the protein MSSTFYTHLQGQIDQVKQDGLYKAERIITTAQQAEIAVASGEEVVNFCANNYLGLANHPELIKAAKAGLDEHGFGMASVRFICGTQDIHKTLEQKLSEFLGMEDTILYSSCFDANAGLFETLLGPEDAIISDALNHASIIDGVRLCKAKRFRYANNDMAELESRLKEADEAGARFKLIATDGVFSMDGVIADLKSVCDLADKYNALVMVDDSHAVGFVGEQGRGSHEYCEVMGRVDIITGTLGKAMGGASGGYTSGKKEVIEWLRQRSRPYLFSNSLAPAIVNASIKVLELLADGDALRKTLKDNATYFRSEMEKAGFTCAGADHAIVPVMLGDAKLASDMANQLLAQGIYVIGFSFPVVPNGKARIRTQISAAHTRAQLDKAIAAFITIGKEMGVI, from the coding sequence ATGTCATCTACGTTTTATACTCACCTTCAAGGTCAGATTGATCAAGTAAAGCAAGACGGCTTGTACAAGGCTGAGCGAATTATTACCACCGCACAACAAGCTGAAATAGCAGTAGCTTCAGGTGAAGAAGTGGTAAATTTCTGTGCCAACAACTACCTTGGTTTGGCAAATCACCCTGAACTCATTAAGGCAGCAAAAGCCGGTCTAGATGAGCACGGTTTTGGTATGGCATCAGTTCGCTTTATTTGTGGAACGCAAGATATTCACAAAACACTAGAGCAAAAGTTAAGTGAATTCTTAGGCATGGAAGACACAATTTTATATTCGTCGTGTTTTGATGCCAATGCGGGCTTGTTCGAAACATTATTAGGACCTGAAGACGCGATTATTTCAGATGCGTTGAATCATGCCTCTATTATTGATGGCGTTCGTTTATGTAAAGCAAAACGATTCCGTTATGCCAACAATGACATGGCAGAATTAGAATCTCGTTTAAAAGAAGCAGATGAAGCCGGCGCACGGTTTAAATTAATTGCCACCGATGGTGTCTTTTCGATGGATGGTGTTATCGCTGATTTAAAATCCGTTTGTGATTTGGCGGACAAATACAATGCGCTTGTCATGGTGGACGATTCTCATGCGGTTGGCTTTGTAGGTGAACAAGGCCGCGGTAGTCATGAATATTGTGAAGTGATGGGTCGCGTGGACATTATCACAGGTACGTTAGGCAAGGCGATGGGCGGCGCTTCAGGCGGTTATACGTCAGGTAAGAAAGAAGTGATTGAATGGTTGAGACAGCGCTCTCGTCCATACTTATTTTCAAACTCATTAGCTCCTGCGATTGTTAATGCGTCTATAAAGGTACTTGAATTATTAGCCGATGGTGATGCGCTGCGTAAAACATTAAAAGATAATGCAACGTACTTCCGCAGTGAAATGGAAAAAGCTGGATTTACCTGTGCAGGCGCTGATCACGCTATAGTGCCAGTGATGTTGGGCGATGCAAAATTGGCAAGTGATATGGCGAACCAGTTACTTGCGCAAGGTATCTATGTAATCGGTTTTTCATTCCCTGTAGTACCTAATGGCAAAGCACGTATTCGAACACAAATTTCAGCGGCGCATACTCGTGCTCAACTTGATAAAGCAATTGCTGCCTTTATCACTATTGGTAAAGAAATGGGCGTTATTTAG
- a CDS encoding flagellar basal body-associated protein FliL, with protein MKKLFLMLVLFVSTFSAKGTEYVYFGFEPDIITNYVAVKKKLGYVRLTVELMIEGSNNLEAVEHHSPLLRDAIINIIGQQPEEKIKSINGRHEIQRLCEDQVKTLLTQETGKPLVKRLMFTQWLDN; from the coding sequence ATGAAAAAACTTTTTTTAATGTTAGTCTTATTCGTCAGTACTTTTTCTGCTAAAGGTACTGAATATGTCTATTTTGGTTTTGAACCTGACATTATTACTAACTATGTTGCCGTGAAAAAAAAGCTTGGTTATGTACGATTAACCGTTGAGCTCATGATTGAAGGCAGCAATAACCTAGAAGCCGTAGAACACCACTCCCCGTTGCTACGTGACGCTATTATTAATATTATTGGTCAACAGCCCGAAGAAAAAATTAAATCCATTAACGGACGTCATGAAATACAAAGATTATGTGAAGATCAAGTAAAAACACTGCTCACACAGGAAACGGGAAAACCTTTGGTTAAACGCTTAATGTTTACGCAATGGCTCGATAACTAA
- a CDS encoding XrtA/PEP-CTERM system-associated ATPase yields the protein MYENYYGFKERPFQLSPDPRFFFASNHHQRALSYLQYGLDQGEGFIVITGPIGTGKTTIARNLLNNISDSDIVAAQLVTTKLEPLELLELVAAEFKIDIGGNNKAEVLQAIEQFLIGLNQQGKRALLLVDEAQNLPAESVEELRMLSNFQLDNKPLIQSFLLGQEELKGIIQAPNMEQFRQRIIASAHLQPLSVEEVEQYIIHRLSQAGCEKENIFNEDCFDLIHQKTQGVPRKINIFVDRLLLFGFLEELQEISLDAINEVADEMGIELTGSLNSQVGLSQPSNQVVVNSTENVENIKNVLREVEEILESTIKEKIKMTRYVDKLLKQKNRQYAQANTSIESRDN from the coding sequence ATGTATGAAAATTATTATGGGTTTAAGGAAAGACCTTTTCAGCTAAGCCCAGATCCTCGTTTCTTTTTCGCGTCCAATCACCATCAACGTGCGTTATCTTATTTGCAATACGGACTAGATCAAGGTGAAGGTTTTATTGTCATAACAGGGCCAATTGGTACAGGAAAAACAACCATTGCCCGCAATCTGCTAAACAATATAAGCGATTCAGATATTGTCGCTGCTCAATTGGTAACAACAAAATTGGAACCTCTTGAACTATTGGAGCTTGTTGCCGCTGAGTTTAAGATCGATATAGGTGGCAACAACAAAGCAGAAGTGTTGCAAGCAATCGAGCAATTCTTGATTGGCCTAAACCAGCAAGGAAAGCGTGCATTGCTATTGGTTGACGAAGCACAGAATTTACCTGCAGAATCGGTCGAAGAGCTACGCATGTTGTCCAATTTTCAACTTGACAATAAACCACTTATCCAGAGTTTCTTATTAGGCCAAGAAGAGCTAAAAGGCATCATACAAGCCCCTAACATGGAGCAATTTAGGCAACGAATTATAGCATCGGCTCACTTGCAGCCTTTATCTGTTGAAGAAGTTGAACAATACATTATTCACCGATTAAGCCAAGCAGGCTGTGAAAAAGAAAATATTTTCAATGAGGATTGCTTCGATTTGATTCACCAGAAAACACAAGGTGTTCCTCGTAAAATAAACATATTCGTTGACCGTTTACTGTTATTTGGTTTTTTAGAAGAGCTCCAAGAGATTTCATTAGATGCCATTAATGAAGTTGCCGATGAAATGGGGATTGAGCTTACCGGTTCATTAAATTCTCAAGTAGGATTGTCACAACCGTCGAATCAGGTGGTGGTAAACTCGACTGAAAATGTCGAAAATATTAAGAACGTTTTACGAGAAGTGGAAGAAATTCTTGAATCAACTATCAAAGAAAAAATAAAAATGACGCGCTATGTCGACAAATTATTAAAGCAGAAAAACAGACAATATGCTCAAGCCAATACGTCGATAGAAAGTCGAGACAACTAG